A region from the Flavobacteriales bacterium genome encodes:
- a CDS encoding replication-associated recombination protein A, with the protein MESTPLAERMRPKDLDEVVGQQHLVGPDGILRKALNSGSLPSMILWGPPGVGKTTMARLVAERLKRPLHMLSAINSGVKDVRDVIEQASGGGLFQRSSILFIDEIHRFSKAQQDSLLGAVEKGTVTLIGATTENPSFEVISALLSRCQVYTLCSLTETDLRLLLERAMAQDEQLKGKQIQLKETAALFRAGGGDARRILNTFEWCVRAAASDNVTITDELVKSVVQGPAARYDKQGEQHYDIISAFIKSVRGSDPDAAVYWLARMVEGGEDPMFIARRLVILASEDIGLANPAALPMAVAVMQATNLVGWPESRIMLSECTIYLACSPKSNSAYAAIGAAQAEVARSGDLPVPLHLRNAPTRLMKDLGYGSGYVYSHDDKDNEAGQQFLPDAAKDKRFYVPGANRKEIEFNDFLTRLRPERKDN; encoded by the coding sequence ATGGAAAGCACCCCGCTCGCCGAACGCATGCGGCCGAAGGACCTCGATGAGGTAGTCGGCCAGCAGCACTTGGTGGGGCCCGACGGCATCCTGCGCAAAGCACTCAACAGCGGCTCGCTGCCCAGCATGATCTTGTGGGGGCCGCCGGGTGTGGGCAAGACCACTATGGCGCGTTTGGTGGCCGAGCGGCTCAAACGGCCCCTGCACATGCTCAGCGCGATCAATAGTGGCGTGAAGGATGTACGCGACGTGATCGAGCAAGCGAGCGGTGGTGGATTGTTCCAGCGGAGCTCCATCCTCTTCATCGACGAGATACACCGCTTCAGCAAGGCGCAACAGGATTCACTCCTCGGCGCGGTGGAAAAGGGCACGGTGACGCTGATCGGCGCCACCACCGAGAACCCCAGCTTCGAGGTGATCAGCGCGCTCCTCTCCCGCTGCCAGGTCTATACGCTCTGTTCGCTGACCGAGACCGATCTGCGGCTGTTGCTGGAACGGGCCATGGCCCAGGACGAACAACTGAAGGGCAAACAGATCCAGTTGAAAGAGACCGCGGCGTTGTTCCGTGCCGGAGGAGGCGATGCACGCCGCATCCTCAACACCTTCGAGTGGTGCGTGCGGGCGGCTGCCAGCGACAACGTGACCATCACGGACGAACTGGTGAAGAGCGTGGTGCAGGGCCCTGCCGCGCGCTACGACAAACAAGGCGAGCAGCACTACGACATCATCAGCGCCTTCATCAAAAGCGTGCGGGGCAGCGATCCCGATGCAGCGGTGTACTGGCTGGCGCGGATGGTGGAAGGCGGCGAGGACCCCATGTTCATAGCCCGGCGTTTGGTCATCCTGGCCAGCGAGGATATCGGCTTGGCCAATCCTGCGGCATTGCCCATGGCCGTTGCGGTCATGCAAGCCACCAACCTCGTCGGTTGGCCCGAGAGCCGCATCATGCTCAGCGAATGCACCATTTACCTGGCGTGCTCGCCGAAGAGCAACAGCGCCTACGCAGCCATTGGCGCCGCACAGGCCGAGGTGGCCCGCAGCGGGGACCTGCCTGTTCCGCTGCACCTGCGCAACGCGCCGACCCGGTTGATGAAGGACCTGGGATATGGTAGCGGCTATGTGTACAGCCACGACGACAAGGACAACGAGGCCGGGCAACAGTTCCTGCCGGATGCCGCCAAGGACAAGCGTTTCTATGTGCCCGGCGCGAACCGCAAGGAAATCGAGTTCAACGACTTTCTGACCCGCTTACGCCCCGAACGCAAAGACAACTGA